The Sulfurimonas sp. genome includes a region encoding these proteins:
- the upp gene encoding uracil phosphoribosyltransferase, with protein sequence MIYELSNPVTKSLITHLRDQKSDAIRFRHTVAELTKQLVYEALKEFPLIQKSITTWKGEQSFGAIDETNIIVATVLRAGMPMLDSAIDLLPDATAGFLAMKRDEVTHKSVLYYDRLPDCKGKTVILVDPMVATGGSMMDAIELIKGREPLKIITLNIIGSPEGLEKVSAAYPEVDIFIAQIDERLNDDKFIIPGLGDAGDRSYNTVE encoded by the coding sequence GTGATTTATGAACTTTCAAATCCGGTTACAAAGAGTTTGATTACACATTTAAGAGATCAAAAAAGTGATGCTATTCGCTTTAGACATACAGTTGCGGAACTTACAAAACAGCTTGTTTATGAGGCGTTGAAAGAGTTTCCGTTAATACAAAAAAGTATAACGACATGGAAAGGTGAGCAGAGCTTCGGTGCTATTGATGAAACAAATATTATTGTCGCAACGGTGCTAAGAGCCGGTATGCCTATGCTTGATAGTGCCATAGATCTTCTGCCTGACGCAACAGCGGGATTTTTGGCTATGAAGAGGGATGAGGTTACTCATAAAAGTGTTCTCTACTATGACAGATTGCCTGATTGCAAGGGAAAAACTGTTATCTTGGTTGATCCGATGGTAGCAACGGGCGGTTCAATGATGGATGCGATAGAACTTATCAAGGGCAGGGAGCCGCTAAAGATAATTACGCTAAATATAATAGGCTCGCCTGAGGGTTTAGAAAAGGTAAGCGCGGCATATCCCGAAGTGGATATTTTCATTGCGCAGATTGATGAGCGGCTAAATGACGATAAATTTATAATCCCGGGGCTTGGAGATGCGGGCGACCGCTCTTACAATACCGTTGAATAA